From the genome of Tripterygium wilfordii isolate XIE 37 chromosome 6, ASM1340144v1, whole genome shotgun sequence:
ATATTTTGTGAGAAATCTCAAATGCAAAGGCTTTAATTTATGTAACTGAATACTAAGACTCAAAACTGATTTTGCCAAATATCCAAACAGAGCTAAAACGATGAAAAGATAATGGAGAAATCCCACTCTACAAATCTGTGGCATTATATACAATTCAAATATGCCAATTTATAAAATCTTCTCAATAAAGAGAGACTCATTTTCAGTGAGACGGTTAACAGAAACAATAAACCAAGACAACCaactgaaaaacaaaatcaaaattcaaggACACGTAGTCTTTTAAAGGAAACCACTCAAACAGATGACAAAGCAAAGCACTCGAAACCTGAAATACAAAAGCCAAATACTAAAACTGATAACATACAATGTTAGCCTACTCTAAGAGGCAGGCTATTGATGACCCTTACAAGCCAGAAAAATCATGCATGTGAAAACCAAATCAAGACCCATAACAGATGGCATTGCGGAAACTGGAAGAAACCAGAAGCAATGCAAAAGGGAGAATGCATTAAAGAGATTGCCGTAAACAGATCCGTCAGATTTCTATCTGAATACCTAAACAGACACAATGCATCAACAATACAATTATCTCATATCATAAGTCATATCATTCCGTAAGGAAGACGAGAATTTTAAACtttcaatcaaaaaacttgatctAACCCAAACACGACAGTAACCAAAATCAGAGCGCAATAACGATCCTAAACTAATAAAAGGCTCGTATAATAATGAAAAGAACCTACAGAGAACAAATAAATACCTTGAGAATATTAATACTAACCAAGATCAGTCACACGCAACGCCTCAACGGAGGGAGGACAGCTTCTGATTCTGAAAAAGGACGGCAGACTGATAGGGAGAGCGTGCTAGGGTTCGCTTCACATGCGAGACGAAGCTTGAATAGATCACGAACGGAGAAGAGATGGAGTGGTGTAACTtaataatcaataataaaatatataaaaatattgtttttaaatatttaggtttagggtttatatgtcattgtatattaggatatttttaaaaattattaaaaattgaaaatatggtGTAGACTTAATATATTGGTggtttgtatataaaatttcccaTTTAAATATATAGAAAGTAGTGTTTGACCCGTGTtatgtacaaataaaaaaaatatttacaatttcacacaaataattatttatagaaGAACCAACACAAAGTGAATTTAGAAAAGTATATGCATGATTATGTTTGCTATAAAATATTAATTCAGAAATATATTACTAAATAAAGATTGGGTTATGAGTATATAGTTTTCTTGAACACTTAACATAAATTTCaacagaaagaaacaaaaagatatCCAAATATAATTGCTTAAATAAACAGAGTAGTCCATGTGATTATTTTTAGTTTGTTTCATGTAAAAtaccatataattaatttaatatttttttatgggGAGAACACAATCTATGTCAATAAACACAATCTAATGTAAAATGTCATGTCTTTCTATGAACGTTGCTATCAATCTCTCCCCCTATTGATGTAAAACAAAACGTCATATTGAAAGCtcgaatattttcaaaataatatttgcttTTAGTATCCCTTTGtacaaaatattatttaatggtTGCagagaaaattgtatttttccTTGCATACAACATAATGTAAATTTTGGAATTGTTGACATCCTTAATTTCCCTATTCGCTCTTTGAACTAAAAGAGAGCATCACAACTTTCGCATTCAAATATTTGTTCACCAATGTCTCAATAATCTATAAGTAATAGAATTAAGAATCTAAGaatcacatattttaaatcCAACTCGGTAAATCCATTGGGAGTTTTTTTGGGACATGCATTTGATCGATCTTTTTGAGTTATTATTGTGAATCTTTTCgtgaatttttttattgggcCCAGAGGCATATCCTCTAAGGCCTAAGCCCAGTGAAGGCCTTATCTCTGTCCACGTAAAGCCCAAATCGATTTTCGGCCTTGAAACCGGCCCGAAACGTTAGCGCACTTTCAGAGAATCAGAATGAATTGCCGCACGTGTGCGTTATGAGTGCAGAGAAAAGCGGAGGCAGTATCGGCTCGTAATCTGCAAAAGTTCCGTGGCTGAGGATGATACGTAGAGATCAGTGTCCGAACCATCTTATATTAGCGCTTGTAAGCACGGAGACGGAGAGCTGAACAACGTACCACAAAGAAAGAATAATCTCTCTTCCGACTGCAAAACCTAAAAACTCCCCGCTTTCGTCGTCTATCGTTAACTGATACTCGCACAATCATGGACTTCGGTCCTCGTTACTATGATAACGTTGTAAGCtcttaccttctttttcttcttttaaatcCACTCCGCTTTAGCTGTTTTTGATTATGATAGtatttgaattatattatgATTTGACTTGCAAtggattgttttgttttgttttgaatttgtgTTGTTTAATGGATCAATTAAATCTAGGTATTCCAGTGATAATATGGCGTTATTGtgtttcattgattttttttggaatgtGATTGCATATATGGAAGTCAGTTAGGGTTTGAGTCTGTATACTTCTTTCTTACGTATTGCCTGCTGCTTATATTGTGAAAGATGGTTTGGAGTTCGACAATGAAAGAATGATGGGTGTTTTATTGAGGATGGAAAGGGGTTTAGAAGATAGCTTACACGtgcttagtgtttttttttttttttaaaaaataatttataattgggtatatttaaaaaggaaataaaatgatTTTATGACATTGAAGAACAGAATAAAACTATTATAGAAAATTCAGATTGAATATAGCGAGTTGGCTATTATTCTAGCCAACTATGCGCTTTGTAGCCATGAACTATGCACTTTGGACCCTTGGCCCCTTAGAGTGTGTTTCATATGTATAAATACTAGAGTCATTTTGTCTTGCTCTATGATTTGAGCCTGGGTGAAGCTACAGGATTGTTTGAGAGTGTAGCTTTAGAGAGGAATGTATGGCAGAGGAGAATTCACTTGGGGATCCCAACTAATTCCCTTATGAGTTCACGTGTCTTGTTTTGGATTTGCTGCAATTTTTCTGGGTAAAGGAGCAAAATGAGATTGGGTTAGCAGCCCGAGAACTGTCACTAGTGTTCAGTTTAGGTGCTGCCTTTTGGGAACCCGGTTGCTTTGGGATTGTCATGTCTCTTATAGTTGGTGAGAATGGCAGGGAAACCCATTGCTTGCAAAACATTCATCCTTGATACGCTTTTGAAAGTATATGTTTCCCGTAACTTTTCGACTGAAATTGCTAGTCTCATGAGATTAGTTCTTTTGAACTAATTCAACTAGACAGCCAAACTTTAATAATGATATCGTCATATCAAGTTGGAAATAATATGCGGTGCTCTATCTTTTCTTCTATAATCTGTTGCAATGGAAGTATGAAACTTACCCTGTTCAGCTGTTTCTTGGCTTTTGAGGCTTTTTGCCACTACTTTTAGCCGTTACCGTACAATGACAACTCAATGGCCATATTAAGTGGAGACATGATGCCCTCTTATGTTTTTTTCATTCTCAGAATAGATCCTTAAATtttctggtttttgtttttctgtatATTATGCAGGCAGTCAATGACAATGATATCCATAATGTAGTTCTGTCATATCTCGTGCATAATTGCTACAAAGAAACTGTGGAATCATTCATTACTTGtactggaaagaagcagacagCTGACCATCTCGATGAcatagagaaaagaaagagtatgcgaatttttcttttgattggaaaattagGGTAGAGGACTACAGAATTGATGTTTGCTAGTGTTACTGACTGGCTACACAATCTGCCAATGCACTTAAGTTTGAAAATATGAAAGTTCCTTACAAGATTTGGTTAGAagatttgcttctttttttttttaattttttttattgctatCTTGCTAAGAGTAGACTTTCATGTTCATTAACCTGGAATAATgctaattgaaaaagaaaaaaaaagaaaaaagaaaaaaaaacagaatgatGCCAATTCATCAAACCCAGAGCGCAAGATTCCTGCTGGGTCTGTAGATAGCACAGATGTAAGCAGCCTTACCTTCTCATTACGATGAGATTATTTCCATGGCTAGAACTTGTGTTGAAGACATACTCCAGGGATTAATGATGGTAAAAACTAGCATTGATCTTCTTAACCTTGTTATTCATTGACTGTTCAACTTTAAGTGATCAgttttacctcctcatccgccGTGACTTCGCTTAAAACGTGTTACTTTTGCTGGTTTTGTTCTGTTTCGTCATGGACAGGATTTCTTGTTCTGCTGATCTTGATCTTAATTTATATCGGATGGCAGGAATTTTTCATTTTGCATCAGAGGGAAATGCGCTACAGGCCCTTGAACTGACGGAAGAGCTGGCACCTGACTTACTGGAGAAAAATCAGGATTTGCATTTTGATCTTCTAAGTCTTCGATTTGTTGAGCTTGTCTACTCTAGAAAGTGGTGAGCAAAATGATAACTGACATTTGCCAAATTAGTCACATATTTCTATGGTGTAaaagtaggttttttttttctatgacaGCACAGAAGCGCTTGAGTTTGCTCAGACCAAGTTGACCCCTTTTGGGAATGTTCAAAAATATGTGGAAAAGCTTGAAGTATGTTTCTTCCTTGTATTGGAAgtcatttttatatatttttcgtAAGTTCCTCATCAGAGATTAATTGTCTGCTGTTGCTACAGGATTTCATGGCTTTGCTTGCTTATGAGGATCCAGAAAAGTCCCCAATGTTTCATCTGCTTAGCTTGGAGTACCGGCAGCGCGTTGCAGATAATTTGAACAGTGCAATTCTTGGTTTGTTTCCAGAGCTACATCATATGTTTACCATCTCTGTTTTTAGGATGCCactataattttataatttcacTTTTGAGTAACATTTATTTATCTTCCATTTATAACATTCAATTAGTGCATCAATTTCTCGTCTTCAACTATTGATTTCTCTCTCCCCCTGTtggttttctttcctctttataTTGTCAGCGTACGCAAACAAGCCAAGTTATATAGCTATGGAGAGACTGATACAGCAGACCACGGTAGTTAGACAATACTTGAGTCAAGAGCATGGAAAGGTAACATGTGGCATGAATTTCTTTTGTTGCCTTTTCTGGATACATTGTATATTCTATTTAGCTTCCATAAATAGaataaaattttttcttttaacattGGGCATTGGCGATTTCTTGTTAGTCTTTAAATAAGTGTTGTTTTCTGCATCCTGATATGAATTTTTAAGCATTTGTTGTGTGCCTTGATGATTGGGAACATTGATGCATTTTTCTGGTTATTATCTTTTAAAGAAATGTCTCTGGTAATGGTACTTGAGGAAGGACATAATGTTATattgctttcttcttcttctttttttaataggaCATAATGTTATATTGCTTACATATACATCTATATTTATAGTGTATATGTGTCTAGGATGCAGTCTGACTTTGCCCAGAAGCTTTCATACTGGTTTTTGTGAATTGCCCCCCACATTTGCTTCACAGTGTCCTTGTCCTTGTCCTTGTTGGTTGTTAAATTCTTTGAAAAAACACTACACTCACCTTGGATCATCATTGGCAATACTGATTGccattgatgatgctttattCTTTTGATTTACGTTTTTGTAGGATGGGCATCCCCAATTTTCTCTAAAGGATTTTCTTAAAAGCTAAGATGAGCAAATATGAGAAGCAGTACTTACCAGTAATGGTCGTTACTGGGTTGTTTCAGTCTAAGACGGTAATCATACGTGCACAATTGAAGATGTTTCTCTAAAGGGCTCTCTCATAGATCTGGGTTCCCTCCATTTGGCAAGGTAAGCCTTATTCATCATTGGCCCCAAAAGCTAGTGCAATCGGGTTCAATGCCCTTCAGATTGGTTCAGTATTGACTGGTGGTTCAGTCGGTACAATGTGTGGGTTTGTTATTTTTCATTGGTTATATAAATCATAGTAGtttgtaatttattaattttgtgaAATCTAGGAGAGGAGTTTTGCTGTCTTGTGGTAAAGCAAAACTGACAAATGGATATGTttgggttttatgtttttgaaattccctTTTTGTCCCCTCTAGATAAGGCCCCTGGTTATACTCCAAAGTCCAAATTGTAGTTGGAGTTTTCTTAAATGTGATCCGAAAATGTCCAGGTTCGGAAAAGAATATTGATTTGAAACCACTAGGAATGTTCGAATCGGACAAATTTGGAGCTTACCTTTTTTGTCCTATCATCATGATGTCAAATTTAGTGCATGAAGCCTCTTGACATTTAACTCTTCAATTTCAAGACACAATCTTATGATTTTAGTCCATCTCACCATCTTATAGCTTTGTGAGAGAACCTTATGATCATATTTGAGCTGCTACTCATTTGAGTGTAAGTCAAGAAATATACTAGGCCATAGAAATCACTTGCAAACCCACCTTGCCGTTGAACTTCCCCAATTTCACTTGGGTTTTGCACCTTGTCTAGCTTATTGGAATTCGTCACTTTCTTTTGGTAACCGATAACAACTCAACAGACATGTTTTTTGGACAACCTACTATGTTCTATCTGGGGTCAACTAGGCACATGTAAATCCGTTGATAAGTTAATTGGGTCAAAATTCAGCACAAACCACTTAAAAATAGTTAAATCAGTTTAGAATCGAACTCGGGCCGGCTAGGAATCGAACTCAACTAGGCACGCATAAATCCGCTGACAGGTTAATTGGGTTGAGATTCAACGTAAACTAAGAAATAGCTGCACGAGTTTAGAATTGAACTCTCGATCTCTTTACACCCTAAGTTTATAGAGATAACCAATTAGCCTATTGTCAAATGGTTTATTGCAATTCATTAGGGTGACTGAGCACAGAAAAACGAAAATGAGGAGGCAAGCCTCAGATGAGTCCATGATTTTGTTTCAAGGGGCAAGTATTCTAAAATGGTTTTAAAGCTGACCACAATGATGGACGTACATGAgtcactttgaagcctttgTTCACACTTGACGAGTAATGGATGAATTTCAGTGCCCCCACCTGGGAGCAACCCCCACGTATCAATCAAGCCTTTGAAAGCAGGTCTTTCCTTTCCTACTTGGTCATGAGCTCAGTCCATGATCTCATGCATAGTCAGTCTTATCCACAACATTGCCACCAATGACTTCTTGTGTACGGACAGCCAGCTTGGTCATGCTCTCATCTTTATGCATTGACACGATTGATTCAGTCCTTCTTGCCAAGTAGCAACGCCATTCAGCACAAAGACACGTCTCAATTTCTCAATCTCCATC
Proteins encoded in this window:
- the LOC119999970 gene encoding glucose-induced degradation protein 8 homolog; the encoded protein is MDFGPRYYDNVAVNDNDIHNVVLSYLVHNCYKETVESFITCTGKKQTADHLDDIEKRKRIFHFASEGNALQALELTEELAPDLLEKNQDLHFDLLSLRFVELVYSRKCTEALEFAQTKLTPFGNVQKYVEKLEDFMALLAYEDPEKSPMFHLLSLEYRQRVADNLNSAILAYANKPSYIAMERLIQQTTVVRQYLSQEHGKDGHPQFSLKDFLKS